A region from the Rosa rugosa chromosome 6, drRosRugo1.1, whole genome shotgun sequence genome encodes:
- the LOC133715797 gene encoding uncharacterized protein LOC133715797 isoform X2: MEPDGAAPMQVESAADKSPNSELPPKSREEGELSSDDNDENPVFSVARSTGTPGPMLVPPVNKFTHGNQAGKAVSPASSTDIQCQTSKQPTSQKSNDANRVPLKPATPGWRPPRAHSGPNNNLVISFSDDDSQSDSEEKERGKLKASQTKSNMTRGNANGKPPISSLAKPNKLGQPARNVNKVMPKKLSMNRTFMTSMANIRGVNSRDSVPSSVEQGSRAGNFNSMNKNIVNRERGYELQDLRQQIALKETELKLKESELKLKSAQRTKESVTCKDENAKGLHRDGAGKYSTGYSDGMQTEPKEPDKKRIKVSGAFSTQLTALSPQELPVAKPLLPSKTPAMEDNTQLNTGKIDYLQKENQVRPTESSIVKWQDPNDKHVAGMLGNIHTGLKDGAGINARYIQCDGRGKQMDSVVTPNQGKSLANMTRIDFPNNLNSVELNHTNTNTNTNSGHPEPGSFLNNPTSGKNLMGSGDHQETISIDKRLEPSFYSKCQALLNNTNLSNCFGNANVIGDDNMKMQSLVQMEEMLDKNLEEAQEHRRRCEIEEQNALKAYRKAQRALLEANATCDVLYRKRELYSADFRAYVINNPSLLCSSRQNEQAGLGLDHPNNLSENVNLIPTSSHQMPPVQNDCNLAVIDSNIQCVNSAQIPNPYQHLSGENIGSEPGSEPDASTSEPVPLLGNTGTDGVCSPSNEPNGSANEDDDTFSFENESVQPNGECHLVDKQKETDNESNRIMSIDPNEESLLLEKALRSTLFAKLGTKNVSKNSVVCNGTGIAVEREAENDARSEEPQKVNGSSPVSEVKKNQQSDIEGVDVHEKSFTEAPLEIQRKHSIEHLSLNSHSSGYFEDRCSFGGDHSLTSMIFSPSYILSSAFGYMKVIDPNNVMEHQDRSQQSGARDTNIEEGACINSGKVQFSSTMVDTTKKALVKLCDREYGSYTTGPAVDPFWPLCMYELRGKCNNDECPWQHVKDYSTTEMSPHQHDNSEIAGCQVGQTFCKEKCDGSAKVPWRHNFTTLPTYLVGLSTLKADLHSYDSVLARRNGECWKKCFSLFLALSKSFQKDFSTDGPVSHGNDGRIEVPVSWNRQSSYFQSRNSGVNQPDQALADNEQYLEKALLIFSQEVNTLEGMKKALPVLSRALEADPTSVVLWVLYLLIYYSNMKSVGKDDMFSCAVNYNDQSYELWIMFINSRVRLSDRLVTYDLAFSALCRHASSAKDKVHASACILDLVLQMVDCLCMSGNVERAIQKICGLFSAATNIYDPDSPLLTDMPKCLTSHDKCILGVCCVYLVIYRKLPDAVVLQFECQKELFAIEWPSIELTDNEKQRAVKLMEAVEDSVCQSLDKSDFNLSLAHFFALSHLRCMAAIDSLERCSNLLGKYLKMFPSCLELVLISARAQKHAPGDSLFDGFEEALNNWPKEVPGIQCIWNQYVVYAFQKGQFDFGKELIGRWFHSFWQVHCIRNGTLDDMECDNSDGSLGLASDSVLQTLNTDSKQMDVMFGYLNLSLYKLIQNDQIEARLALERALKAAVPEYSKHCMREHALFMLSEESGFKESGCPSGMEKILKRYIGDAEVFPSSEPLSRQFIADIKKPRVRQLVSSAFSPFSSDFALVNSVLEVLYGPSLLPKKTGETKCLVDFVEAILDITPSNYQLAISVCKLLITGNNATDITSVSVLFWASSNLVSAIFRAVPIPPEYVWVEAADILGNMVNVEVISERFYKRALSVYPFSVKLWKSYYMLSMMTTGNMNTVVETAKEKEACT, translated from the exons ATGGAGCCCGACGGCGCAGCGCCGATGCAAGTCGAGTCCGCGGCGGACAAAAGCCCTAACTCGGAGCTCCCTCCCAAATCCAGAGAAGAAGGCGAGCTCTCTTCCGATGATAATGAC GAAAATCCTGTTTTCTCGGTTGCACGTTCCACTGGTACTCCCGGGCCCATGCTGGTTCCACCAGTGAACAAATTCACCCATGGGAATCAAGCGG GGAAGGCTGTATCTCCTGCAAGCTCTACTGATATTCAGTGCCAAACCTCCAAGCAACCTACTTCCCAGAAGAGCAATGATGCGAACAGAGTACCGTTAAAACCTGCTACACCTGGATGGCGTCCTCCACGTGCCCACTCGGGGCCCAACAATAATCTTGTGATAAGCTTCTCAGATGATGACAGTCAGAGTGATTCTGAAGAAAAAGAGCGTGGGAAACTAAAAGCTTCACAAACTAAAAGTAATATGACTCGAGGGAATGCTAATGGAAAACCACCCATTTCTTCACTTGCAAAACCAAACAAGTTGGGACAGCCTGCCAGAAATGTGAACAAAGTTATGCCCAAAAAGTTGTCTATGAATCGCACATTTATGACATCAATGGCAAATATCCGTGGAGTTAATTCTAGAGATTCTGTGCCTTCATCAGTTGAGCAAGGATCTCGAGCTGGAAATTTCAATTCCATGAACAAAAATATAGTGAACAGAGAGCGTGGATATGAACTTCAAGACTTGCGACAGCAGATTGCACTTAAGGAGACTGAACTGAAGCTCAAGGAAAGTGAACTGAAGCTTAAGTCTGCCCAGCGAACTAAGGAATCAGTTACATGCAAGGATGAGAATGCTAAGGGCCTGCACAGAGATGGAGCTGGTAAGTACAGTACAGGATATTCTGATGGTATGCAGACAGAACCAAAAGAGCCAGATAAAAAGCGTATAAAAGTCAGCGGTGCTTTTTCAACTCAGCTAACTGCACTAAGCCCACAAGAATTACCTGTTGCAAAACCTTTATTACCATCAAAAACCCCAGCAATGGAGGACAATACTCAATTGAACACCGGTAAGATTGATTATCtccaaaaagaaaatcaagtGCGTCCAACAGAGTCGAGCATTGTAAAATGGCAAGATCCTAATGATAAACATGTTGCTGGAATGTTGGGAAATATACATACTGGACTGAAAGATG GTGCTGGCATCAATGCTAGATATATCCAGTGTGATGGGAGGGGTAAGCAGATGGATTCTGTTGTTACACCAAACCAGGGTAAATCACTGGCAAATATGACGCGCATTGATTTTCCAAATAACTTG AATAGTGTGGAGTTGAATCATACAAATACTAACACAAACACAAATAGCGGCCATCCAGAACCTGGATCCTTCTTAAACAATCCAACATCAGGAAAGAATTTAATGGGAAGTGGTGACCATCAGGAAACCATATCCATTGACAAGAGACTTGAGCCCTCATTCTACAGTAAATGTCAG GCACTCCTAAACAACACAAACCTCTCGAACTGTTTTGGTAATGCAAACGTTATAGGAGATGACAACATGAAGATGCAGTCATTGGTTCAAATGGAGGAAATGCTAGACAAGAATCTGGAGGAAGCACAAGAGCATAGGCGAAGGTGtgaaattgaagaacaaaatgCTCTTAAAGCTTATCGTAAAGCGCAGAGGGCTCTTCTTGAGGCGAATGCTACGTGTGATGTTCTTTATCGGAAAAGGGAACTATATTCTGCCGACTTCCGTGCTTATGTTATTAACAATCCCAGTTTGTTATGTTCCTCAAGGCAGAACGAACAAGCTGGACTTGGGTTGGATCACCCTAATAACTTGTCTGAAAATGTGAATTTGATACCCACGTCAAGCCATCAGATGCCGCCGGTCCAGAATGACTGCAATCTAGCGGTTATTGATTCCAACATCCAATGCGTTAACAGCGCTCAGATCCCGAATCCCTACCAGCATTTGAGTGGAGAAAACATTGGCTCAGAACCAGGCAGTGAACCTGACGCTAGTACATCTGAGCCAGTGCCTCTTCTGGGCAATACTGGCACAGATGGAGTTTGCTCTCCATCCAATGAACCAAATGGTTCAGCAAATGAAGATGATGATACATTTTCATTCGAAAATGAATCTGTTCAACCCAATGGTGAATGCCATCTTGTAGACAAACAAAAGGAGACAGATAATGAATCAAATAGGATAATGTCTATTGACCCCAACGAGGAATCTTTACTTCTCGAAAAAGCTTTGAGGTCTACACTATTTGCAAAGCTAGGAACAAAAAATGTGTCGAAGAACAGTGTTGTATGTAATGGCACAGGGATTGCAGTGGAACGAGAGGCTGAAAATGATGCGAGAAGTGAAGAACCACAAAAAGTAAACGGGAGTTCTCCCGTCTCAGAGGTGAAGAAAAATCAACAATCTGATATTGAAG GCGTTGATGTGCATGAAAAAAGTTTCACTGAGGCTCCTCTTGAGATCCAGAGAAAGCATTCCATCGAACATTTGTCTTTGAATTCTCATTCCAGTGGATATTTTGAGGACAGATGTTCCTTTGGAGGTGACCACTCATTGACTTCTATGATCTTTTCGCCTTCCTACATCTTGAGTAGTGCTTTTGGGTATATGAAGGTTATAGACCCAAACAATGTGATGGAACATCAGGACAGAAGTCAACAGAGTGGAGCTCGTGATACTAATATTGAAGAAGGTGCTTGTATAAACTCTGGTAAAGTGCAGTTTAGCAGTACCATGGTAGACACAACGAAAAAGGCTCTGGTGAAATTATGTGATAGAGAATATGGCTCTTATACCACTGGTCCTGCTGTTGATCCCTTTTGGCCACTTTGCATGTATGAGCTACGAGGAAAATGCAACAATGATGAGTGTCCTTGGCAGCATGTTAAGGACTACTCTACCACCGAGATGTCTCCACATCAGCATGATAATTCTGAAATTGCTG gTTGTCAGGTTGGACAAACGTTTTGCAAAGAAAAGTGTGATGGTTCAGCAAAAGTTCCCTGGCGTCACAATTTTACGACTTTACCAACTTACCTTGTTGGCTTAAGTACTCTAAAAGCTGATCTGCATTCATATGATTCTGTTCTAGCACGGAGAAATGGTGAATGCTGGAAGAAGTGTTTCAGCCTTTTCTTAGCATTGTCAAAGTCGTTTCAAAAAGATTTTTCTACAGATGGGCCAGTCTCGCATGGAAATGACGGCCGCATCGAGGTCCCTGTGAGTTGGAACAGACAGTCATCATATTTCCAGAGTAGAAATAGCGGAGTG AATCAACCGGATCAAGCTTTGGCTGACAATGAGCAATACCTGGAAAAGGCTCTTTTAATTTTCAGTCAAGAGGTCAATACACTTGAGGGTATGAAAAAG GCTCTTCCTGTATTGTCACGTGCTCTTGAGGCTGATCCAACATCCGTAGTTCTCTGGGTCTTGTATCTGCTTATTTACTATAGCAATATGAAGTCAGTAGGGAAGGATGACATGTTCTCTTGTGCG gTCAACTACAATGATCAATCTTATGAACTTTGGATTATGTTCATCAACAGTCGGGTGCGGCTAAGTGACCGATTGGTTACCTACGATCTTGCCTTCTCAGCACTGTGCCGCCATGCTTCTTCTGCCAAAGATAAAGTGCATGCTAGTGCTTGTATCTTAGACTTAGTTTTGCAAATGGTGGATTGTCTATGCATGTCTGGGAATGTTGAGAGGGCCATTCAGAAAATTTGTGGACTCTTCTCTGCTGCCACAAATATTTATGACCCCGATTCTCCATTGCTTACTGATATGCCCAAATGCCTAACAAGTCATGACAAATGTATTTTGGGGGTGTGTTGTGTTTACTTGGTTATCTATAGGAAACTTCCTGATGCTGTAGTACTGCAGTTTGAATGTCAGAAAGAACTGTTTGCAATAGAATGGCCTTCTATTGAATTAACAGATAATGAAAAGCAGAGGGCTGTCAAACTGATGGAAGCAGTAGAAGATTCTGTATGTCAATCGCTGGATAAAAGTGATTTTAATCTCAGTTTGGCACATTTTTTTGCTCTGAGTCACTTAAGGTGCATGGCAGCTATTGACAGCTTAGAAAGGTGTAGTAATCTTCTGGGTAAATATCTTAAAATGTTCCCGTCCTGCTTAGAGCTTGTTCTAATATCGGCAAGGGCCCAAAAACATGCTCCTGGTGATTCGCTTTTTGACGGGTTTGAGGAAGCCCTAAATAATTGGCCAAAAGAAGTCCCCGGAATTCAATGCATCTGGAATCAGTATGTTGTATATGCCTTTCAGAAAGGACAATTTGATTTTGGTAAAGAACTTATAGGCCGTTGGTTTCATTCTTTTTGGCAAGTTCATTGTATTCGAAATGGTACATTAGATGACATGGAGTGTGATAACTCAGATGGCTCACTAGGATTGGCTTCGGATTCAGTTCTGCAGACACTTAATACTGATTCTAAGCAGATGGACGTAATGTTTGGATATCTTAATCTCTCGCTGTATAAGTTAATCCAAAATGATCAGATTGAAGCTCGCTTAGCCCTCGAGAGGGCATTGAAGGCTGCTGTTCCAGAATATTCAAAGCATTGCATGAGGGAGCATGCATTATTTATGCTAAGTGAGGAATCAGGATTTAAGGAGAGTGGTTGTCCTAGTGGCATGGAGAAGATTTTGAAACGTTACATAGGTGATGCCGAAGTTTTCCCTTCATCTGAGCCATTATCTAGGCAGTTTATTGCTGACATCAAGAAGCCAAGAGTACGACAGCTGGTTAGTAGCGCATTCAGTCCATTCTCATCTGATTTTGCTCTTGTAAATTCAGTTCTTGAAGTGTTGTATGGACCATCTCTTTTACCGAAAAAGACTGGTGAGACAAAATGTCTGGTGGATTTTGTTGAAGCCATCTTGGATATAACTCCATCCAACTATCAGTTAGCTATTTCTGTCTGTAAGCTGTTAATTACTGGCAACAATGCGACTGATATTACTTCAGTCAGTGTTTTGTTCTGGGCTAGCTCAAACTTGGTCAGTGCAATCTTTCGTGCTGTCCCAATTCCGCCAGAGTATGTATGGGTAGAAGCTGCAGACATATTGGGCAATATGGTGAATGTTGAGGTTATTTCTGAGAGGTTTTATAAGAGAGCTTTATCTGTATATCCTTTCTCTGTCAAGTTGTGGAAATCCTATTACATGCTTTCTATGATGACTACAGGAAATATGAACACTGTTGTGGAAACAGCAAAGGAAAAAG AAGCTTGTACATGA
- the LOC133715797 gene encoding uncharacterized protein LOC133715797 isoform X3, translating to MEPDGAAPMQVESAADKSPNSELPPKSREEGELSSDDNDENPVFSVARSTGTPGPMLVPPVNKFTHGNQAGKAVSPASSTDIQCQTSKQPTSQKSNDANRVPLKPATPGWRPPRAHSGPNNNLVISFSDDDSQSDSEEKERGKLKASQTKSNMTRGNANGKPPISSLAKPNKLGQPARNVNKVMPKKLSMNRTFMTSMANIRGVNSRDSVPSSVEQGSRAGNFNSMNKNIVNRERGYELQDLRQQIALKETELKLKESELKLKSAQRTKESVTCKDENAKGLHRDGAGKYSTGYSDGMQTEPKEPDKKRIKVSGAFSTQLTALSPQELPVAKPLLPSKTPAMEDNTQLNTGKIDYLQKENQVRPTESSIVKWQDPNDKHVAGMLGNIHTGLKDGAGINARYIQCDGRGKQMDSVVTPNQGKSLANMTRIDFPNNLNSVELNHTNTNTNTNSGHPEPGSFLNNPTSGKNLMGSGDHQETISIDKRLEPSFYSKCQALLNNTNLSNCFGNANVIGDDNMKMQSLVQMEEMLDKNLEEAQEHRRRCEIEEQNALKAYRKAQRALLEANATCDVLYRKRELYSADFRAYVINNPSLLCSSRQNEQAGLGLDHPNNLSENVNLIPTSSHQMPPVQNDCNLAVIDSNIQCVNSAQIPNPYQHLSGENIGSEPGSEPDASTSEPVPLLGNTGTDGVCSPSNEPNGSANEDDDTFSFENESVQPNGECHLVDKQKETDNESNRIMSIDPNEESLLLEKALRSTLFAKLGTKNVSKNSVVCNGTGIAVEREAENDARSEEPQKVNGSSPVSEVKKNQQSDIEGVDVHEKSFTEAPLEIQRKHSIEHLSLNSHSSGYFEDRCSFGGDHSLTSMIFSPSYILSSAFGYMKVIDPNNVMEHQDRSQQSGARDTNIEEGACINSGKVQFSSTMVDTTKKALVKLCDREYGSYTTGPAVDPFWPLCMYELRGKCNNDECPWQHVKDYSTTEMSPHQHDNSEIAGCQVGQTFCKEKCDGSAKVPWRHNFTTLPTYLVGLSTLKADLHSYDSVLARRNGECWKKCFSLFLALSKSFQKDFSTDGPVSHGNDGRIEVPNQPDQALADNEQYLEKALLIFSQEVNTLEGMKKALPVLSRALEADPTSVVLWVLYLLIYYSNMKSVGKDDMFSCAVNYNDQSYELWIMFINSRVRLSDRLVTYDLAFSALCRHASSAKDKVHASACILDLVLQMVDCLCMSGNVERAIQKICGLFSAATNIYDPDSPLLTDMPKCLTSHDKCILGVCCVYLVIYRKLPDAVVLQFECQKELFAIEWPSIELTDNEKQRAVKLMEAVEDSVCQSLDKSDFNLSLAHFFALSHLRCMAAIDSLERCSNLLGKYLKMFPSCLELVLISARAQKHAPGDSLFDGFEEALNNWPKEVPGIQCIWNQYVVYAFQKGQFDFGKELIGRWFHSFWQVHCIRNGTLDDMECDNSDGSLGLASDSVLQTLNTDSKQMDVMFGYLNLSLYKLIQNDQIEARLALERALKAAVPEYSKHCMREHALFMLSEESGFKESGCPSGMEKILKRYIGDAEVFPSSEPLSRQFIADIKKPRVRQLVSSAFSPFSSDFALVNSVLEVLYGPSLLPKKTGETKCLVDFVEAILDITPSNYQLAISVCKLLITGNNATDITSVSVLFWASSNLVSAIFRAVPIPPEYVWVEAADILGNMVNVEVISERFYKRALSVYPFSVKLWKSYYMLSMMTTGNMNTVVETAKEKGTTEACT from the exons ATGGAGCCCGACGGCGCAGCGCCGATGCAAGTCGAGTCCGCGGCGGACAAAAGCCCTAACTCGGAGCTCCCTCCCAAATCCAGAGAAGAAGGCGAGCTCTCTTCCGATGATAATGAC GAAAATCCTGTTTTCTCGGTTGCACGTTCCACTGGTACTCCCGGGCCCATGCTGGTTCCACCAGTGAACAAATTCACCCATGGGAATCAAGCGG GGAAGGCTGTATCTCCTGCAAGCTCTACTGATATTCAGTGCCAAACCTCCAAGCAACCTACTTCCCAGAAGAGCAATGATGCGAACAGAGTACCGTTAAAACCTGCTACACCTGGATGGCGTCCTCCACGTGCCCACTCGGGGCCCAACAATAATCTTGTGATAAGCTTCTCAGATGATGACAGTCAGAGTGATTCTGAAGAAAAAGAGCGTGGGAAACTAAAAGCTTCACAAACTAAAAGTAATATGACTCGAGGGAATGCTAATGGAAAACCACCCATTTCTTCACTTGCAAAACCAAACAAGTTGGGACAGCCTGCCAGAAATGTGAACAAAGTTATGCCCAAAAAGTTGTCTATGAATCGCACATTTATGACATCAATGGCAAATATCCGTGGAGTTAATTCTAGAGATTCTGTGCCTTCATCAGTTGAGCAAGGATCTCGAGCTGGAAATTTCAATTCCATGAACAAAAATATAGTGAACAGAGAGCGTGGATATGAACTTCAAGACTTGCGACAGCAGATTGCACTTAAGGAGACTGAACTGAAGCTCAAGGAAAGTGAACTGAAGCTTAAGTCTGCCCAGCGAACTAAGGAATCAGTTACATGCAAGGATGAGAATGCTAAGGGCCTGCACAGAGATGGAGCTGGTAAGTACAGTACAGGATATTCTGATGGTATGCAGACAGAACCAAAAGAGCCAGATAAAAAGCGTATAAAAGTCAGCGGTGCTTTTTCAACTCAGCTAACTGCACTAAGCCCACAAGAATTACCTGTTGCAAAACCTTTATTACCATCAAAAACCCCAGCAATGGAGGACAATACTCAATTGAACACCGGTAAGATTGATTATCtccaaaaagaaaatcaagtGCGTCCAACAGAGTCGAGCATTGTAAAATGGCAAGATCCTAATGATAAACATGTTGCTGGAATGTTGGGAAATATACATACTGGACTGAAAGATG GTGCTGGCATCAATGCTAGATATATCCAGTGTGATGGGAGGGGTAAGCAGATGGATTCTGTTGTTACACCAAACCAGGGTAAATCACTGGCAAATATGACGCGCATTGATTTTCCAAATAACTTG AATAGTGTGGAGTTGAATCATACAAATACTAACACAAACACAAATAGCGGCCATCCAGAACCTGGATCCTTCTTAAACAATCCAACATCAGGAAAGAATTTAATGGGAAGTGGTGACCATCAGGAAACCATATCCATTGACAAGAGACTTGAGCCCTCATTCTACAGTAAATGTCAG GCACTCCTAAACAACACAAACCTCTCGAACTGTTTTGGTAATGCAAACGTTATAGGAGATGACAACATGAAGATGCAGTCATTGGTTCAAATGGAGGAAATGCTAGACAAGAATCTGGAGGAAGCACAAGAGCATAGGCGAAGGTGtgaaattgaagaacaaaatgCTCTTAAAGCTTATCGTAAAGCGCAGAGGGCTCTTCTTGAGGCGAATGCTACGTGTGATGTTCTTTATCGGAAAAGGGAACTATATTCTGCCGACTTCCGTGCTTATGTTATTAACAATCCCAGTTTGTTATGTTCCTCAAGGCAGAACGAACAAGCTGGACTTGGGTTGGATCACCCTAATAACTTGTCTGAAAATGTGAATTTGATACCCACGTCAAGCCATCAGATGCCGCCGGTCCAGAATGACTGCAATCTAGCGGTTATTGATTCCAACATCCAATGCGTTAACAGCGCTCAGATCCCGAATCCCTACCAGCATTTGAGTGGAGAAAACATTGGCTCAGAACCAGGCAGTGAACCTGACGCTAGTACATCTGAGCCAGTGCCTCTTCTGGGCAATACTGGCACAGATGGAGTTTGCTCTCCATCCAATGAACCAAATGGTTCAGCAAATGAAGATGATGATACATTTTCATTCGAAAATGAATCTGTTCAACCCAATGGTGAATGCCATCTTGTAGACAAACAAAAGGAGACAGATAATGAATCAAATAGGATAATGTCTATTGACCCCAACGAGGAATCTTTACTTCTCGAAAAAGCTTTGAGGTCTACACTATTTGCAAAGCTAGGAACAAAAAATGTGTCGAAGAACAGTGTTGTATGTAATGGCACAGGGATTGCAGTGGAACGAGAGGCTGAAAATGATGCGAGAAGTGAAGAACCACAAAAAGTAAACGGGAGTTCTCCCGTCTCAGAGGTGAAGAAAAATCAACAATCTGATATTGAAG GCGTTGATGTGCATGAAAAAAGTTTCACTGAGGCTCCTCTTGAGATCCAGAGAAAGCATTCCATCGAACATTTGTCTTTGAATTCTCATTCCAGTGGATATTTTGAGGACAGATGTTCCTTTGGAGGTGACCACTCATTGACTTCTATGATCTTTTCGCCTTCCTACATCTTGAGTAGTGCTTTTGGGTATATGAAGGTTATAGACCCAAACAATGTGATGGAACATCAGGACAGAAGTCAACAGAGTGGAGCTCGTGATACTAATATTGAAGAAGGTGCTTGTATAAACTCTGGTAAAGTGCAGTTTAGCAGTACCATGGTAGACACAACGAAAAAGGCTCTGGTGAAATTATGTGATAGAGAATATGGCTCTTATACCACTGGTCCTGCTGTTGATCCCTTTTGGCCACTTTGCATGTATGAGCTACGAGGAAAATGCAACAATGATGAGTGTCCTTGGCAGCATGTTAAGGACTACTCTACCACCGAGATGTCTCCACATCAGCATGATAATTCTGAAATTGCTG gTTGTCAGGTTGGACAAACGTTTTGCAAAGAAAAGTGTGATGGTTCAGCAAAAGTTCCCTGGCGTCACAATTTTACGACTTTACCAACTTACCTTGTTGGCTTAAGTACTCTAAAAGCTGATCTGCATTCATATGATTCTGTTCTAGCACGGAGAAATGGTGAATGCTGGAAGAAGTGTTTCAGCCTTTTCTTAGCATTGTCAAAGTCGTTTCAAAAAGATTTTTCTACAGATGGGCCAGTCTCGCATGGAAATGACGGCCGCATCGAGGTCCCT AATCAACCGGATCAAGCTTTGGCTGACAATGAGCAATACCTGGAAAAGGCTCTTTTAATTTTCAGTCAAGAGGTCAATACACTTGAGGGTATGAAAAAG GCTCTTCCTGTATTGTCACGTGCTCTTGAGGCTGATCCAACATCCGTAGTTCTCTGGGTCTTGTATCTGCTTATTTACTATAGCAATATGAAGTCAGTAGGGAAGGATGACATGTTCTCTTGTGCG gTCAACTACAATGATCAATCTTATGAACTTTGGATTATGTTCATCAACAGTCGGGTGCGGCTAAGTGACCGATTGGTTACCTACGATCTTGCCTTCTCAGCACTGTGCCGCCATGCTTCTTCTGCCAAAGATAAAGTGCATGCTAGTGCTTGTATCTTAGACTTAGTTTTGCAAATGGTGGATTGTCTATGCATGTCTGGGAATGTTGAGAGGGCCATTCAGAAAATTTGTGGACTCTTCTCTGCTGCCACAAATATTTATGACCCCGATTCTCCATTGCTTACTGATATGCCCAAATGCCTAACAAGTCATGACAAATGTATTTTGGGGGTGTGTTGTGTTTACTTGGTTATCTATAGGAAACTTCCTGATGCTGTAGTACTGCAGTTTGAATGTCAGAAAGAACTGTTTGCAATAGAATGGCCTTCTATTGAATTAACAGATAATGAAAAGCAGAGGGCTGTCAAACTGATGGAAGCAGTAGAAGATTCTGTATGTCAATCGCTGGATAAAAGTGATTTTAATCTCAGTTTGGCACATTTTTTTGCTCTGAGTCACTTAAGGTGCATGGCAGCTATTGACAGCTTAGAAAGGTGTAGTAATCTTCTGGGTAAATATCTTAAAATGTTCCCGTCCTGCTTAGAGCTTGTTCTAATATCGGCAAGGGCCCAAAAACATGCTCCTGGTGATTCGCTTTTTGACGGGTTTGAGGAAGCCCTAAATAATTGGCCAAAAGAAGTCCCCGGAATTCAATGCATCTGGAATCAGTATGTTGTATATGCCTTTCAGAAAGGACAATTTGATTTTGGTAAAGAACTTATAGGCCGTTGGTTTCATTCTTTTTGGCAAGTTCATTGTATTCGAAATGGTACATTAGATGACATGGAGTGTGATAACTCAGATGGCTCACTAGGATTGGCTTCGGATTCAGTTCTGCAGACACTTAATACTGATTCTAAGCAGATGGACGTAATGTTTGGATATCTTAATCTCTCGCTGTATAAGTTAATCCAAAATGATCAGATTGAAGCTCGCTTAGCCCTCGAGAGGGCATTGAAGGCTGCTGTTCCAGAATATTCAAAGCATTGCATGAGGGAGCATGCATTATTTATGCTAAGTGAGGAATCAGGATTTAAGGAGAGTGGTTGTCCTAGTGGCATGGAGAAGATTTTGAAACGTTACATAGGTGATGCCGAAGTTTTCCCTTCATCTGAGCCATTATCTAGGCAGTTTATTGCTGACATCAAGAAGCCAAGAGTACGACAGCTGGTTAGTAGCGCATTCAGTCCATTCTCATCTGATTTTGCTCTTGTAAATTCAGTTCTTGAAGTGTTGTATGGACCATCTCTTTTACCGAAAAAGACTGGTGAGACAAAATGTCTGGTGGATTTTGTTGAAGCCATCTTGGATATAACTCCATCCAACTATCAGTTAGCTATTTCTGTCTGTAAGCTGTTAATTACTGGCAACAATGCGACTGATATTACTTCAGTCAGTGTTTTGTTCTGGGCTAGCTCAAACTTGGTCAGTGCAATCTTTCGTGCTGTCCCAATTCCGCCAGAGTATGTATGGGTAGAAGCTGCAGACATATTGGGCAATATGGTGAATGTTGAGGTTATTTCTGAGAGGTTTTATAAGAGAGCTTTATCTGTATATCCTTTCTCTGTCAAGTTGTGGAAATCCTATTACATGCTTTCTATGATGACTACAGGAAATATGAACACTGTTGTGGAAACAGCAAAGGAAAAAG GAACTACAGAAGCTTGTACATGA